In Polaribacter sp. Hel_I_88, the following proteins share a genomic window:
- a CDS encoding DUF6787 family protein — protein sequence MEKLKERWGIESNWAVVAIFIVFAINGSFAAWVAKPVTAFLGLSTETLSPWFYYPLRIILIFPIYQLTLPIVGWLFGQFKFFWAFEKKFLSRLGFGFLFKNDA from the coding sequence ATGGAAAAATTAAAAGAAAGATGGGGCATAGAAAGCAATTGGGCTGTTGTTGCTATTTTTATTGTCTTTGCAATTAACGGATCATTTGCAGCTTGGGTTGCAAAACCTGTAACTGCTTTTTTAGGATTATCAACAGAAACTTTAAGTCCTTGGTTTTATTACCCTTTAAGGATTATATTAATATTTCCAATTTACCAATTAACACTCCCAATTGTGGGTTGGCTTTTTGGTCAATTCAAATTCTTTTGGGCTTTCGAAAAAAAGTTTTTAAGTAGATTAGGTTTTGGTTTTTTATTTAAAAACGATGCCTAA
- the lgt gene encoding prolipoprotein diacylglyceryl transferase: MNFLAIEWSPSIGIDLGFFVVRWYSLMFVAAFLLGLHLMKKIYIEDKIPAEKLDTLFMYVFISMLIGMRFGDVFFYSWDYYQDHLLEIFLPIKESANDSLFGFIKGYKFTGFTGFASHGAAIGIPIAMYFYAKKHLHKPWLFILDRLAIMVALAGFFIRTGNFMNSEIVGKATGSDFGVIFKNNAENFARHPTQIYEAISYLILFFVMWHLYWKTDKKEQTGFLFGLFFAVLWSLRFVIEFLKEPQVQERGEEWLFSPLNTGQVLSIPLVLIGLWLMFRKTKNTEKVG, from the coding sequence ATGAATTTTTTAGCAATAGAGTGGAGTCCATCAATAGGAATCGATTTAGGTTTTTTTGTAGTTCGTTGGTACAGTTTGATGTTTGTAGCCGCTTTTTTATTGGGTTTACACCTAATGAAAAAAATATATATAGAAGATAAAATTCCCGCAGAAAAACTAGATACATTATTTATGTATGTTTTTATTTCGATGTTAATTGGAATGCGTTTTGGTGATGTTTTCTTTTATAGTTGGGATTATTATCAAGATCATTTATTAGAAATATTTTTACCCATAAAAGAAAGTGCAAACGATAGTTTATTTGGTTTTATTAAAGGATATAAATTTACTGGGTTTACTGGTTTTGCAAGTCATGGAGCAGCTATTGGAATTCCTATTGCCATGTACTTTTATGCAAAAAAACATTTACACAAACCTTGGCTTTTTATTTTAGATAGATTGGCAATTATGGTTGCTTTAGCTGGTTTTTTTATTAGAACAGGTAATTTTATGAATTCAGAAATTGTTGGAAAGGCAACAGGTTCTGATTTTGGCGTAATTTTTAAAAATAATGCAGAAAATTTTGCAAGACATCCAACGCAAATCTATGAAGCTATTAGTTACTTAATTTTATTTTTTGTAATGTGGCATTTGTATTGGAAAACTGATAAAAAAGAACAAACAGGTTTCTTATTTGGTTTGTTTTTTGCAGTTTTATGGTCTTTAAGATTTGTTATAGAGTTTTTAAAAGAACCACAAGTCCAAGAAAGAGGAGAAGAATGGTTATTTAGTCCTTTAAATACAGGTCAAGTTTTAAGTATTCCCTTAGTTTTAATAGGTTTGTGGTTAATGTTCAGAAAAACTAAAAACACAGAGAAAGTAGGGTAA
- a CDS encoding CoA pyrophosphatase, producing MNFKSFTDKIEDFKNVELGGLDAQFKMAPKLRLQYNKDKIAASNPRKAAVLALFYPNKKNETTLLLTQRPSYKGTHSAQISFPGGKAEKADKNLKETALRETFEEVGVQTASIKIIRELTDVYIPPSNFLATPFLGFVDKQPAFILNHEVANTIEILVSDLLNEHNMTTVNLTTSYMQNADVPCFKIDDHIIWGATGMMLSEIKELLK from the coding sequence ATGAATTTTAAAAGTTTTACTGATAAAATAGAAGATTTTAAAAATGTTGAATTAGGAGGATTGGATGCTCAATTTAAAATGGCACCAAAACTGCGACTTCAATACAATAAAGATAAAATTGCAGCAAGTAACCCAAGAAAAGCAGCAGTTTTAGCATTATTTTATCCGAATAAAAAAAATGAAACTACGTTACTTTTAACGCAAAGACCAAGTTATAAAGGCACACACTCTGCTCAAATAAGTTTTCCTGGAGGTAAAGCAGAAAAAGCAGATAAAAACTTAAAAGAAACTGCTTTAAGAGAAACTTTTGAAGAAGTTGGTGTACAAACAGCATCCATAAAAATAATAAGAGAATTAACCGATGTTTACATTCCTCCAAGTAATTTTTTAGCAACTCCTTTTTTAGGTTTTGTTGATAAACAACCAGCGTTTATTTTAAATCATGAAGTTGCAAATACAATTGAAATTTTAGTGAGCGACTTATTAAACGAACATAATATGACCACAGTCAATTTAACAACTTCATACATGCAAAATGCAGATGTACCTTGTTTTAAAATTGATGATCATATAATTTGGGGGGCAACAGGTATGATGCTTTCAGAAATTAAAGAACTGTTAAAATAG
- a CDS encoding efflux RND transporter periplasmic adaptor subunit, producing the protein MSKRSKIILIIIAILFFVALIWFGKKNKKSIVEYETETPFKTTIVKKTVATGKVTPLEEIEIKPQITGIIDKILLTEGAKVTKGDLIAMVRVVPNEQSLISAKGRVDNIRLNVDNAEIAYKRNKNLLDKGVISRQEFERFELTYNSALQDLKNAQNDYVIIKRGSAASGGAANTNIMAQMSGTILEIPVKEGDQVIQANNFNAGTTIASIADMSKMIFEGKVDESEVGRLVNGSDIEVSIGAIEGVKFPAKLNFIAPKGTEEGGAVQFKIKADVSLDDKFFIRAGYSANADIVLEKRDSVLSVKEAVLRFDKDTEEPYVEVKQADGTFEKKTLKLGTSDGVNVEVLEGITKDDQIKIWNKASKTDVKVE; encoded by the coding sequence ATGAGTAAAAGATCAAAAATTATTTTAATTATAATTGCAATATTATTTTTTGTTGCATTAATTTGGTTCGGAAAAAAGAACAAAAAAAGTATTGTAGAATACGAAACTGAAACACCTTTTAAAACCACAATTGTTAAAAAAACAGTGGCAACTGGTAAAGTAACACCTTTAGAAGAAATTGAAATTAAGCCGCAAATAACAGGTATAATTGATAAAATTTTATTAACTGAAGGTGCTAAAGTTACCAAAGGAGATTTAATTGCAATGGTAAGAGTTGTGCCAAATGAACAATCTTTAATCAGCGCAAAAGGTAGAGTTGATAATATTAGATTGAATGTAGACAACGCAGAAATTGCTTACAAAAGAAATAAAAACTTACTTGATAAAGGTGTAATATCTAGACAAGAATTTGAACGTTTTGAATTAACATATAATTCTGCTTTGCAAGATTTAAAAAACGCTCAAAACGATTACGTAATTATTAAAAGAGGTTCTGCTGCATCTGGAGGTGCTGCCAACACCAATATTATGGCTCAAATGTCTGGAACTATTTTAGAGATTCCTGTAAAAGAAGGAGATCAAGTTATACAGGCTAATAATTTTAATGCAGGAACCACAATTGCATCTATTGCAGATATGAGCAAAATGATTTTTGAAGGAAAAGTAGATGAATCTGAAGTTGGTAGATTAGTAAATGGTTCAGATATCGAGGTTTCAATTGGAGCTATTGAAGGTGTTAAATTTCCTGCAAAATTGAATTTTATTGCACCAAAAGGAACAGAAGAAGGAGGAGCAGTACAATTCAAAATAAAAGCAGATGTTTCTTTAGATGATAAGTTTTTTATTAGAGCTGGTTATAGTGCAAATGCAGATATCGTTTTAGAAAAAAGAGATAGTGTATTATCTGTAAAAGAAGCTGTTTTAAGATTCGATAAAGATACAGAAGAGCCTTATGTAGAAGTAAAACAAGCAGATGGAACTTTCGAAAAGAAAACTCTAAAATTAGGAACTTCAGATGGCGTAAATGTTGAAGTTTTAGAAGGAATTACAAAAGATGATCAAATTAAAATTTGGAATAAGGCATCAAAAACAGATGTTAAAGTGGAATAA
- a CDS encoding ABC transporter permease — protein MKFLFDSDTWQEIYGSIRKNKVRTAITIIGVLWGIFLLVVLLGSARGLENSFNKLFGNFATNSVFVWTQSTDTPFKGFQEGRRFRLNMNDIEVLKSEYTKEIKLLAPRNQTNNLIVKDFKSGNFQVSGDYPVLDQIQKKQLLYGRFLNENDIMNTAKVAVISEDMYKQLFEIDEMPIGQYIKINSIGYQVIGVYKPSNTIDFDGDCAYIPFTTFKKVYNTANNVDWMMITANEGTDIEQMEADVLQTLKGLHKVHPDDERAFGSVNLGKEIGKVTGFLTGMQFLTWFVGIATLIAGVFAIGNILLITVKERTQEIGIRRALGATPKSVRQQIILESVFLTTIAGMIGIIFGASILALIDSFLGSGEDAVLINPTVDIPIIIIAFATLIVLGTLIGLIPAHMATVVRPIEALREE, from the coding sequence ATGAAGTTTTTATTCGATTCAGATACTTGGCAAGAAATTTACGGAAGCATTCGTAAAAATAAAGTAAGAACAGCAATTACCATTATTGGTGTTCTTTGGGGAATTTTCTTGTTGGTCGTTTTATTAGGCTCAGCAAGAGGTTTAGAGAATAGTTTTAATAAGTTATTTGGAAACTTTGCAACAAATAGTGTTTTTGTTTGGACACAATCTACAGATACACCTTTTAAAGGTTTTCAAGAAGGAAGACGTTTTCGTTTAAACATGAATGATATTGAGGTTTTAAAATCAGAATACACGAAAGAAATTAAATTATTAGCACCAAGAAACCAAACAAATAATTTAATTGTAAAAGATTTTAAATCTGGTAACTTTCAAGTTAGTGGCGATTATCCTGTACTAGATCAAATTCAGAAAAAACAATTATTATATGGTCGTTTTTTAAATGAAAATGACATTATGAATACAGCAAAAGTTGCAGTAATATCAGAAGATATGTACAAGCAATTATTTGAAATTGATGAAATGCCAATTGGGCAATATATTAAAATAAATAGTATTGGTTATCAGGTAATTGGTGTTTATAAACCCTCTAACACCATAGATTTTGATGGCGATTGTGCATACATACCTTTTACAACTTTTAAAAAAGTATACAATACAGCCAATAATGTAGATTGGATGATGATAACTGCAAACGAAGGTACTGATATTGAGCAGATGGAAGCAGATGTATTGCAAACGTTAAAAGGTTTGCATAAAGTTCACCCAGATGATGAAAGAGCTTTTGGAAGCGTTAATTTAGGAAAAGAAATAGGGAAGGTTACAGGATTTTTAACAGGAATGCAATTTTTAACTTGGTTTGTAGGTATTGCAACATTAATTGCAGGAGTTTTTGCAATAGGTAATATCTTATTAATTACAGTAAAAGAAAGAACACAAGAAATAGGAATAAGAAGAGCTTTAGGAGCAACTCCAAAAAGTGTACGTCAACAAATTATATTAGAATCTGTTTTTTTAACAACCATAGCAGGTATGATCGGAATTATCTTTGGGGCTTCTATTTTAGCGTTAATTGATTCCTTTTTAGGTTCTGGTGAAGATGCAGTTTTAATAAACCCAACTGTAGATATACCCATTATAATAATAGCATTTGCCACTTTAATTGTGTTAGGAACATTAATAGGACTAATTCCTGCACATATGGCAACAGTAGTAAGACCAATAGAAGCATTAAGAGAAGAATAA
- the cysS gene encoding cysteine--tRNA ligase: MELYKENQLKIYNSLSKTKEDFKPITDGYVGMYVCGPTVYSNAHLGNVRTFMFFDVVYRYLLHLGYKVRYVRNITDAGHLENEDDESEDKIAKKARLEKIEPMEVVQKYTVDFHNVLKNYNFLPPSIEPTATGHIVEQIEMIKEIIEKGFAYEVNGSVYFDVLEYNKKGNYGILSGRKVEDLIHNTRALDGQSDKKNPQDFALWKKADERHIMRWPSPWSDGFPGWHLECSVMSTKYLGEQFDIHGGGLDLKFPHHECEIAQSQTCSGVKPVNYWMHTNMLLLNSQKMAKSSGNFILPNEILSGENNILPKAFSASVVRFFNMQANYRSILDFSGEALEASEKGHSKLMEAVSFVAKIEAGETSTFDVQKWKAACYAAMNDDFNTPILISNLFDVVKIINQIKEGKASLTSDDLEDVKQTLNAFVFDVLGLMNENAQDNSGKVNGVVELLIKLRKEARENKDWALSDQIRDELIELGIQLKDGKEGTTFSIN, from the coding sequence ATGGAACTCTATAAAGAAAATCAACTTAAAATATACAATTCTCTTTCTAAAACGAAAGAAGATTTTAAACCCATAACAGACGGATATGTAGGTATGTACGTTTGTGGGCCCACAGTATATAGCAATGCACATTTAGGAAATGTAAGAACATTTATGTTCTTTGATGTTGTGTACAGATATTTGTTGCATTTGGGCTACAAAGTGCGTTATGTGCGTAATATTACAGATGCTGGGCACCTAGAAAATGAAGATGATGAAAGTGAAGATAAAATTGCTAAAAAAGCACGTTTAGAAAAAATTGAACCTATGGAAGTGGTTCAAAAATACACTGTAGATTTTCATAACGTATTAAAAAACTACAATTTTTTACCTCCAAGTATAGAGCCAACTGCAACAGGTCATATTGTTGAGCAGATAGAAATGATTAAAGAAATCATAGAAAAAGGTTTTGCGTATGAAGTAAATGGTTCTGTTTATTTTGATGTGTTAGAATATAATAAAAAAGGAAATTACGGAATTCTTTCTGGTAGAAAAGTGGAAGATTTAATCCATAATACAAGAGCTTTAGATGGACAATCTGATAAGAAAAATCCACAAGATTTTGCACTTTGGAAAAAAGCTGATGAAAGACATATTATGAGATGGCCTTCACCTTGGAGTGATGGTTTTCCTGGTTGGCATTTGGAGTGTTCTGTGATGAGTACAAAATATTTAGGCGAACAATTTGATATTCATGGAGGAGGATTGGATTTAAAATTTCCACATCATGAATGTGAAATTGCACAATCGCAAACTTGCTCTGGTGTAAAACCCGTAAATTATTGGATGCACACTAATATGTTGTTGTTAAATAGCCAAAAAATGGCAAAATCTTCAGGAAATTTTATTTTACCAAATGAAATTTTATCAGGAGAAAATAACATTTTACCAAAAGCATTTTCTGCATCTGTAGTTCGCTTTTTTAACATGCAAGCCAATTACAGAAGCATTTTAGATTTTTCGGGTGAAGCTTTAGAAGCCTCAGAAAAAGGACACTCTAAATTAATGGAAGCAGTTTCTTTTGTAGCTAAAATTGAAGCTGGTGAAACATCAACTTTTGATGTCCAAAAATGGAAAGCAGCTTGTTATGCAGCAATGAATGACGATTTTAATACACCAATTTTAATTTCGAATTTGTTTGATGTTGTAAAAATCATCAACCAAATTAAAGAAGGCAAAGCAAGTTTAACTTCAGACGATTTAGAAGATGTAAAACAAACTTTAAACGCTTTTGTTTTTGATGTTTTAGGGTTGATGAACGAAAATGCTCAAGACAATTCAGGAAAAGTAAATGGAGTAGTGGAGTTGCTTATCAAACTAAGAAAAGAAGCAAGAGAAAATAAAGATTGGGCTTTGTCAGACCAAATTAGAGACGAATTAATTGAACTAGGAATTCAATTAAAAGATGGTAAGGAAGGCACAACTTTTTCGATAAATTAA
- a CDS encoding HAD family phosphatase, which yields MKIPKNIKCVIFDMDGVIIDSEEIHKKAYYETFISIGVDVSDELYKSLTGSSTINAFQKLVSHFRLNLDPEELVLNKRKRYVNFFENDPTLHLVEGVEDLIKHCYHKGFTLVLASSSAMVNINRVFNRFDLNQYFTAKISGADLKASKPHPEIFEKAALLGKTPKENCIVIEDSDNGIKAANDAGIFVFGYKNPMAADQTLENANLIIYNFSELQKII from the coding sequence ATGAAAATACCAAAAAATATAAAATGCGTAATTTTTGATATGGATGGTGTTATTATAGACTCTGAAGAAATCCATAAAAAAGCATATTACGAAACTTTTATTTCCATTGGTGTAGATGTTTCTGATGAACTCTACAAATCACTCACAGGTTCATCAACAATTAATGCTTTTCAGAAGTTAGTTTCACATTTTAGGTTGAATTTAGATCCTGAAGAACTTGTTTTAAATAAAAGAAAACGATACGTAAATTTCTTTGAAAACGACCCAACTTTACATTTGGTAGAAGGTGTTGAAGATTTGATAAAACATTGCTATCATAAAGGATTCACCTTAGTATTAGCTTCTTCTTCAGCGATGGTAAATATCAATAGAGTTTTTAATCGCTTTGATTTAAATCAATATTTTACAGCTAAAATTTCTGGCGCAGATTTAAAAGCTTCAAAACCACATCCTGAAATTTTTGAAAAAGCAGCATTGTTAGGAAAAACACCCAAAGAAAATTGTATCGTTATTGAAGATTCAGACAATGGAATTAAAGCTGCAAACGATGCTGGAATTTTTGTTTTCGGTTATAAAAACCCGATGGCTGCAGATCAAACTTTAGAAAATGCCAACCTTATTATTTATAATTTTAGTGAATTACAAAAAATAATATAA
- a CDS encoding ABC transporter permease — protein sequence MFDIDRWREIFQSINKNRLRSVMSGFTVAFAILLFTLLFGISNGLGNFFKTAFADDAQNSMFVRVWRTTIPYKGLQSGRNVQLKNEDYNYVSDEYENKIEYRSARIYKNFIIKHKNEASSYSVMAVNPDHQFLEKTIIDEGRYLNERDIREKSKVIVIGRLIKKDLFGEKPALNKRVTLNGSSFLIIGIFSDDGGDNEERKAFMPLSTAQTMYGNNDYISQIALGYNPNLNTDEAIAFGNKLERDLRNKLNIHPDDQSALSVRNMAEANKFVSTVSLALFFIIVFIGSGTLIAGIIGISNIMIFVIKERTKEFGIRKALGAKPSSIVSMVVQESVLITTIAGYAGLTLGTFILKIEWLRELLEDYFIKDPSVSSGLVIGATIVLIVSGLIAGYLPAKRAANIKPIEALRAD from the coding sequence ATGTTTGATATAGATCGTTGGCGAGAAATTTTTCAAAGTATTAATAAAAACAGGTTACGTTCTGTAATGTCTGGTTTTACTGTGGCTTTTGCTATTTTACTTTTCACTTTATTGTTTGGAATTTCTAACGGACTTGGTAACTTTTTTAAAACCGCTTTTGCAGATGATGCTCAAAACTCTATGTTTGTTAGGGTATGGAGAACTACAATACCTTATAAAGGTTTACAATCTGGTAGAAATGTTCAGCTAAAAAATGAAGATTATAACTATGTATCAGATGAATATGAAAATAAAATTGAATATCGATCTGCAAGAATCTACAAGAATTTTATAATTAAACATAAAAATGAAGCCAGTTCGTATAGTGTAATGGCTGTAAACCCAGATCATCAATTTTTAGAAAAAACCATAATTGATGAAGGTAGATATTTAAATGAAAGAGATATTCGTGAAAAATCGAAAGTAATTGTTATTGGTAGGCTTATAAAAAAAGATTTATTTGGAGAAAAACCTGCGCTAAATAAAAGAGTTACTTTAAATGGAAGTTCTTTTTTAATTATAGGAATTTTTTCTGATGATGGAGGAGATAATGAAGAAAGAAAAGCATTTATGCCATTAAGCACAGCACAAACAATGTATGGCAATAATGATTATATAAGTCAAATAGCTTTAGGTTATAATCCAAATTTAAATACGGATGAAGCTATTGCTTTTGGAAATAAATTGGAACGTGATTTACGTAATAAATTAAATATACATCCAGATGACCAAAGTGCACTTTCTGTAAGAAACATGGCAGAAGCTAATAAATTTGTAAGCACAGTATCTTTAGCATTATTTTTTATTATTGTTTTTATTGGTTCTGGAACTTTAATAGCGGGTATTATAGGTATTTCTAATATTATGATTTTTGTAATAAAAGAAAGAACTAAAGAGTTTGGAATTAGAAAAGCATTGGGAGCAAAACCGTCATCAATAGTTAGTATGGTTGTGCAAGAATCAGTTTTAATAACCACAATTGCAGGCTATGCAGGTTTAACTTTAGGAACTTTTATTTTAAAGATTGAATGGTTGAGAGAACTGTTAGAAGACTATTTTATTAAAGATCCAAGCGTAAGTTCTGGGCTAGTAATTGGAGCAACTATTGTTTTAATTGTGTCTGGATTAATTGCAGGGTATTTACCCGCAAAAAGAGCAGCAAACATTAAACCTATAGAAGCCTTAAGAGCAGATTAA
- a CDS encoding DUF1853 family protein: MLDYLWKLVPLNMHQKTKDIQKRYNGFLQTNCLWKNDAVFDLHQFEIAQKSSKINIDIDEKLRLGKYIERFVSYQLKEENDTAIVCENVQIQQEKITLGELDCIILKDKKPIHLEIIYKFYLYDAYIGNNEIEHFIGPNRKDSLLEKLTKLKEKQLPLLYTSECKTYLKTINLDINNIEQQVYFKAQLFVPFSNLSIELLTLNQDCIVGFFINKKELENLSNCKFFIPIKKDWLIIPHQNVDWLNYVEFKQKSNESLTRQFSPLCWLKKPNGQIEKFFLVWW; encoded by the coding sequence ATGTTAGATTATTTATGGAAATTAGTGCCTTTAAATATGCACCAAAAAACAAAAGATATTCAAAAAAGATATAATGGTTTTTTACAAACGAATTGTTTGTGGAAAAACGATGCTGTTTTTGATTTACATCAATTTGAAATTGCGCAGAAATCATCAAAAATAAATATTGATATTGATGAAAAGTTAAGACTAGGAAAATATATTGAACGTTTTGTTTCTTATCAATTAAAGGAAGAAAATGATACTGCTATTGTATGTGAAAATGTTCAAATTCAACAAGAAAAAATTACTTTGGGTGAGTTGGATTGCATTATTCTAAAAGATAAAAAACCAATTCATTTAGAAATCATTTATAAGTTTTATCTCTATGATGCATACATAGGTAATAATGAGATCGAACATTTTATTGGGCCTAATAGAAAGGATTCTTTACTTGAAAAACTCACAAAACTTAAAGAAAAACAGTTACCTCTTCTCTACACTAGTGAATGTAAAACTTATTTAAAAACCATCAATTTAGATATTAACAACATTGAGCAACAAGTATATTTTAAAGCACAATTATTTGTTCCATTTTCTAATTTAAGTATTGAATTATTAACTTTAAATCAAGATTGTATTGTTGGCTTTTTCATCAACAAAAAAGAATTAGAAAATTTAAGCAATTGTAAATTTTTTATTCCAATTAAGAAAGATTGGCTTATAATTCCGCATCAAAATGTAGATTGGTTGAATTATGTTGAATTTAAACAAAAATCTAACGAATCTTTAACCAGACAATTTTCTCCTCTTTGCTGGCTAAAAAAACCAAATGGACAAATTGAAAAGTTCTTTTTGGTTTGGTGGTAG
- a CDS encoding ABC transporter ATP-binding protein — MIRIEKLHKSYPIGKDSLHVLKGIDLHIKEGEFVSIMGSSGSGKSTLLNIVGLLDIHDEGDYFLDGQLIKDMNEKKAALLRNKFLGFIFQSFNLISYKTAVENVALPLYYKGMARKERLEVALDYLEKVGLKEWAHHLPNELSGGQKQRVAIARALVTNPKVVLADEPTGALDSTTTDNVMDLLKDINDEGMTVFVITHEEEVAEQTKRIVRLKDGVIISDEFTKASKAV, encoded by the coding sequence ATGATTAGAATAGAAAAACTTCACAAATCTTATCCTATAGGGAAAGATTCTTTGCACGTATTAAAAGGAATTGATTTACACATAAAAGAAGGCGAATTTGTTTCTATTATGGGTTCTTCTGGATCAGGAAAATCTACTTTATTAAACATTGTTGGCTTGTTAGATATTCATGATGAAGGTGATTATTTCTTAGATGGGCAACTTATAAAAGACATGAATGAGAAGAAAGCTGCTTTGTTGAGAAACAAATTTTTAGGCTTTATTTTTCAATCTTTTAATTTAATATCTTACAAAACAGCTGTAGAAAATGTTGCACTTCCTTTGTATTATAAAGGAATGGCTAGAAAAGAGCGTTTGGAAGTTGCTTTAGATTACTTAGAAAAAGTTGGTTTAAAGGAATGGGCACACCATTTACCAAACGAACTTTCTGGAGGACAAAAACAACGTGTTGCAATTGCAAGAGCATTAGTTACCAACCCAAAAGTAGTATTAGCAGATGAACCAACTGGGGCTTTAGATTCAACAACAACAGATAATGTAATGGATTTATTAAAAGACATTAATGATGAAGGGATGACTGTTTTTGTAATTACACACGAAGAAGAAGTAGCAGAACAAACCAAACGAATTGTGCGCTTAAAAGATGGTGTTATTATAAGTGATGAATTCACAAAAGCATCTAAAGCAGTATAA
- the yidD gene encoding membrane protein insertion efficiency factor YidD: MKKILSYPFILIVRFYQAAISPYTPATCRYSPTCSHYTIEALQKHGLFSGGWLSLKRIFSCHPWGGSGYDPVPEKNK, encoded by the coding sequence TTGAAAAAAATACTTTCATATCCATTTATTTTAATTGTGCGTTTTTATCAAGCAGCAATTTCTCCTTATACACCAGCAACTTGCAGATATAGCCCAACTTGTTCACATTATACTATAGAAGCTTTGCAAAAACACGGTTTATTTTCTGGAGGTTGGTTATCTTTGAAGCGAATTTTTAGTTGTCATCCTTGGGGAGGAAGTGGTTATGATCCTGTGCCAGAGAAAAATAAGTAA
- a CDS encoding 1-acyl-sn-glycerol-3-phosphate acyltransferase, with translation MPLFKKNPFGHYLFLKKWIIRFFGVVSHGRYQNFNNLKIEGSQILRNLPERNVLFISNHQTYFADVAAMFHVFNAALKGRDDSIKNIGYIWQPKLNFYFVAAGETMRSGLLPKIFAYAGAVSIDRTWRSAGQDVKRQVKNSDISNIGKAINDGWVITFPQGTTTPFKPIRRGTAHIIKTYKPIVVPIVIDGFRRSFDKKGLSIKRKNVLQSMVIKEPLEIDYENEEIADIVTKIEYAIEQHPSFLKVLSPKEAEEYLKEEEELNKKREFWSS, from the coding sequence ATGCCTTTATTTAAGAAAAATCCTTTTGGCCATTACTTATTTTTAAAAAAATGGATTATTCGTTTTTTTGGTGTAGTTTCTCATGGTAGATACCAGAATTTTAATAATCTTAAAATTGAAGGTTCTCAAATATTAAGAAATTTACCCGAAAGAAATGTACTTTTTATATCTAATCACCAAACGTATTTTGCAGATGTAGCAGCCATGTTTCACGTATTTAACGCAGCTTTAAAAGGCAGGGATGATAGTATTAAAAATATAGGGTATATCTGGCAACCAAAATTAAATTTTTATTTTGTTGCTGCAGGAGAAACTATGCGTTCTGGACTTTTGCCAAAAATATTCGCTTATGCAGGTGCTGTTTCTATTGATAGAACTTGGAGAAGTGCTGGTCAAGATGTAAAAAGGCAGGTTAAAAATTCTGATATATCTAACATTGGTAAAGCCATAAATGATGGTTGGGTTATAACATTTCCTCAAGGAACAACAACACCTTTTAAACCAATTAGAAGAGGAACTGCGCATATTATTAAAACCTATAAACCAATTGTTGTACCCATTGTTATTGATGGTTTTAGACGTTCTTTTGATAAAAAAGGGTTAAGTATAAAAAGAAAAAATGTTTTGCAATCTATGGTAATAAAAGAACCCTTAGAAATTGATTATGAAAATGAAGAAATTGCAGATATTGTAACGAAAATAGAATATGCAATTGAACAACATCCATCTTTTTTAAAGGTACTTTCTCCAAAAGAAGCAGAAGAATATCTGAAAGAAGAAGAAGAACTAAACAAAAAAAGAGAGTTTTGGAGTTCTTAA
- a CDS encoding thiol-disulfide oxidoreductase DCC family protein: MIEIPENKKLILFDGVCNLCNNAVLKVIKYDRKNTFVFAALQSESGKKITDYLHINTAKVDSIILYEPGVAYDLKSTAALKVMKDFGGFWNITQIGFLFPESFRDFVYDFIAKNRYTWFGKKENCVIPTPELKAKFLD; this comes from the coding sequence ATGATTGAGATTCCTGAAAATAAAAAATTAATTCTTTTTGATGGTGTTTGTAATTTATGCAATAATGCTGTTTTAAAAGTGATAAAATACGATCGAAAAAACACCTTTGTTTTTGCAGCATTACAATCTGAATCTGGTAAAAAAATTACAGACTATTTGCATATAAATACTGCTAAAGTAGACTCTATAATTTTGTACGAACCTGGAGTTGCGTACGATCTTAAATCAACTGCTGCTTTAAAAGTGATGAAAGATTTTGGTGGATTTTGGAATATTACTCAAATTGGCTTCTTGTTTCCAGAAAGTTTTAGAGATTTTGTCTACGATTTTATTGCAAAAAACAGGTATACATGGTTTGGTAAAAAAGAAAATTGTGTAATCCCTACTCCAGAATTAAAAGCTAAATTTTTAGATTGA